The Rhodohalobacter sp. SW132 DNA segment TAAGTGGCATCTGGCTTTAATGGTTTCAAGGATTGATCTTTCTGAAAATGAATTGGAACGTGTGTGGAATAAACTTGAAGCTTGGGTAAGAGACAAATCGGAAAGTAAAATCGTCAGAGTGAATTCGTTACAGGCACTGTACGCACTCTCAAGCTTAAACAAAGTATTGAAAAGGAAATTTGAGATCATCATCCGGGATATAAAGAACGAGAATATTCCTTCACTCAATGCCAGAATAAATATTCTAACTCAGCATTAAACGATGATCGAATCGGGATACCGGAATTGATGCACGGGAAGTAATAAATCAATATTGGTACAATTTGTAATAACTGATTACCTGAGTTTTGAAAAACATATAAACCAACACCCGATGAAAATAATAACCGATCACATCCTGTGGTGGATTCTGCTGATTGTGGCTACGGCAGTCGTTTCGGCAGTGACTTCCTATCAAATTACCCCGGCAGGAATGCTCACAAGCATGGCGGGACATCTTGCTTTCGCGGTCGGGATTGCACTGGTTCCATGGATTGTATACCGGTTGTTTGGCAAGCCCTTAAACACCGAACAGATGATGGCCACGATCACTGTCGGGTGGCTGATTCTGGCTGTTGCAAATCTTTCGGTTTAAATTCTATAAATCCGCCCATCGAAGTTTGGTAAAGATTAAACCTGCTATAAAAAGTAACCCAAAAATTGTTTTGTTGTGACGAGCCAGTCATAGGGGCAGAAATATATCAAAGTTATCGGCGCGATCGTCGGTGTAGCGGGCAGCGATATCGGTGAGCGGACATCGCATTCCGTTGAACAGCAAAACCAGACACTCCAATAGAACAATCAGAATCAAAATTCCTGCAATGGTCCACATTTCGAGCCAGGCAAGTATGGGAATGGCTACGATTGAACCGGCGAAGAGGGCCCAGTAATGGTGTGCGTGAGTTTGATTATTCGAAGTTTGGTTAGTTGTGTCATCTTGTTCATTCTTCCGGTTCCTGATTGCATGAAGGTTCAAGAGACCTGCGAACAGATGGCGACATGACCAGACCCAGCAGAACAAGACCGAGCAATCCGAATGTAAGCTGCAGCGGCGGGTCCGGGTAATAACCGACCATCCATATTTGCACGCCGATCCAGATAATGAGTGCAAAGCTCACTGCGAGTGCCCCTTTCCATGACCAAAGCCTGCGCTTCCAAAGGCCGTACAATACGATTATGGGAAAGAAGCCCAGGATTGTCAGCAGGATAAGCCCGGGTACCATGAAGTTTTCAAATGTAGAATTTTCAAGAATGGATATCGGTATTTGAAGCAGATCACCGGACGGATCTATAACCAGAGTAATCCCGCCATACAGGCCGCTTATTCCCTGGAAAAGCATCAATCCCATCAGAAAGTATAAACTGTAAAATTTTGATGATTTTGACTTTTCATAGGTGGCTATGTTTCTCCGAAATTTGATTTATTTCTCTATCCATTGTCTTTTTCCGGCATTTTTTCGGTGGCATACTTTTAATCAGGAAAAATCGAAATCCTCAAAATGAATGGATTTTTTTGGTACACCCAGTTTTGTTAATTCCGGCAACAAAGATTTTCGCATCTCCTTAGGGCCGCAAATATAAACATCCTTATCACTGATGCCGTGGATATCCCCGGGAACAAAAAATCCTTCAACATCAGCTCTGATCAGATTCACTCTGAAAGATTCCATCTGAATTTCCAATTCCTTGAAAATATGAAGATGAGTCGCTTCTTTTTCGGTATTAACACAGTAATAAAGATTGATATTTAAATCAGTTCTATTCTTTCGTTTCAGATCATTGGCCCAGCTTATAAAAGGAGCAATACCCACACCACCGCCAATCCAAACCTGGTTCCGTATTCCACGGCGATAATCAAATCGTCCGTAAGGGCCTTCCAGCAGAGCTGTTGCGCCGGTTTTCAATTCACTGTAAAGCTGTTTTGTGTAATCGCCCAGTGATTTCACCATTATGGTTATTTCACCATCTTTTGTCATATCGCAGACCGTATAAGGATGTGATTCACGAGAAATACCTGATAAACGAAAACTAAAAAAATAGAACTGACCCGGTATAAAGCTAAGTACTTCATCCATCGGTTTTAACACGATCTCAATTACTTTGTCGTTCAGGCGGTCGACTTTAACCACCTGGAAACGATATTTTGTCACAACGAAATCAAAAAGTATCGACTTATAGACCCATGCTGCTATGCCTGCTATAGAAAAAGCCGAAAGGTAGATCATCAATGCGGGATTGCTACTAAATGAAAGGTCAAGGTAATAGATATGTGCCACCCCAAGAATAAAAAAGATCCCCATCAACTTGTGTGATATTTTCCATTTATCGTATGGGAGACGAATCACGAGTGTGAAAATCATCAATAGAATAAGACCCCACAATGCCCAGCTGCCAATGTTGATTTCAAACTGCCTGTGAACGGGAAAAAGGTACCATAATAACCGCCCGGTATCCTCGGGTATCCAACGTAAAGCCAGCATTATGGGATGTATTAAGAGGAGCAACAAGGCGGCTTTACCCATCGTGTGATGTACATGATACATCTTATCGAGCCCACCAAAGTAATCCTCCAGCCATTTAAATCGTGCTGACAACACGAAAGTCAGAGCGAAGAGTGCAAATCCGGCTAATGCCGCAACCTGACTTCCGTAAACATAGAAAGGTTTCAGATTATGTCGTATGGTTGTTTCAGGAAAAGAGATCAACCAAAGGGGGATGACTGTAAATACAGCTCCCCAACAGATCCATGAACCAAGTTTATTTTTCATCTTTTTTAGGAGTCAGATTGATTTTCTAATATTAGAATGTATACGAAAAATATTTTCCCATATTCAGCCAGAAACTTCATATTGATCGCTGAATACTAAAATATTGTTAAATAGTTTTACTGTTTTAGGAAATATCATTGTGAAAAATTTACCATAACCCTGAAAGTATCAGGTTGTAATACTCATTTAGTATCATTCATTTTTTTAAGTCTTTGGCAGGGTATTGTCGACCCTGGTGATCAAAGCTGATATCAACATCACCACAGCAAAAATTAATATAGCTGACAAAAACCATCCTGATGCTCCCGGAAAGACTGATGTAATTATCAGGTACTCACGAGTAAGACTCCAGATTAAAACAGAAATTAAAATTAAAAATAGACCAAGTTGTACGAATTGAACTCCAGAATAATTCTTAATCTGTACATCAAACTTTCGCTTTCCTTGCATTGAATCCCCAATAATCCTGATCATCTGCCAAAGTGAAACAGCCAGAATCAACCCAATCAGCATCCAAAGACCTGTAATCGCTTTTGTAATAATCCCCATCCCCACAGAACCAAAACCATTCCATTCCGCCCAGTCACTCAGGATGTGTGATATCAGCGGCCAGCTTCTTGAACTGTTTGTCAGGATTACGATGCCGTCTCCGGTTTCCGGAACGAGATGGAAATGAGTCATCCATCCATTTCCCTGCCCGCCGCTGAAAACGGCTCTCTGACCATTGGGCAGTGTTTCGATAAAATGTCCAAGCCCATAATGTTCCGAAACAAGCGCGTAGATATCTGAAACTTCAATCACCGTAGAATTGAGTTCTCTGATGCTATCTTCCGACAGTATGTTCTCACCTGAATAAAATTCATTTACCATACCTGTTTCCACAAAGCGGGCGATATCTACTGCACTGGCAAAAAGTCCGCCGGCTCCTTTTTCCGAATAGACGTAGACCTGAATCGGTTCACCTTTAAGGTTGTGACCATTGGGTACAGGTGTGATGAAATCCTCGCTCCATTCGAAACTTGCATGTACCATCTCCAGAGGAATCAAAATTTCTTCCTCCATAAATTCTGAGAAATCCTTTCCCGTAACATCTTCAATAAGCAGTTCCAGAAGATGAAAGCCAACATTTGAATAGTTGAATTTGCTGCCGGGCTCACGTTCAAAACGAACTTCTCTGGAGAGGCTTTCTCTTAATGATGGTTTTTCTTCATCCGGTGCATATTCCAGTCCGATTGTTCCCAAAGAAAGTCCTGAACTGTGGCAGAGCAGGTGCCGGATTGTAACTCTTTCAATGTCATATTCGGATTCAGGAAACTCCCAGCTTTTAAGGTGTATATAAACCGGGTCATCCAATCCGATTTTTTCCATTTCCACAAGCTTCATCACACCCCGGGCAGTCACTGATTTAGAGATCGATTCCACTCGGCATACCGTTTCTGCAGTCATACGAATTTGTTTTCCAAGATCTGCAAAACCATATGCATCAGACCAGCTTATCTCTCCATTATTTATCAGGGCGATGGATACACCGGGAACTTCATACCTATCCATCCAGATGGGAATACTTTGATCCAGCTGTTCCCTGAAATCATCTTCTGAAAGAGACGTCTCATGATTATTAAAATCACAGCTTATTATCATTACTAAAAGTAAAAAGAAAGCAGCTAAATGAATGTCTTTAAGTTTTTTCATATCTGTGCTTTTAATGTCTCAAAGTAATCAAAATGCCTCCCCAAACTGGATGTAGAATCCGCTGGTACCTCTGCCAATCCCATAGTCAATCCGAATATTTGTAGGGTCATGCTTGTTGATATTGAATCGCAGACCGGCTCCAGCACTCCACTTTGGTGTTGACAAATTGAAATCTTCATATCGGTGCCAAACCTCTCCCAGCGCCCCAAAAACCGTAAACCCAAATCTGCCTTTAACTGCCTGACGCAATTCGGATTGAAATTGTGCCGCATTATAATCACGGTATCTTCCCCTGTGGTAACCTCTTCCGATTCTGTCACCGCCCAGTTCCGACATACCAAGAACCGGCGGGTTTCCGGAAACTGTTCTGTAGAGTCCCTGAAACGCCAAAACGGATCTGCCATTTTGGTTTAAGTCAACATATTTCCTGGCATCTAACAGATAGGATGTATGGGGGGCAGTACTGCCGAGAAACGAAGAGTTAACCAAAAATGAAAAC contains these protein-coding regions:
- a CDS encoding serine hydrolase; translated protein: MKKLKDIHLAAFFLLLVMIISCDFNNHETSLSEDDFREQLDQSIPIWMDRYEVPGVSIALINNGEISWSDAYGFADLGKQIRMTAETVCRVESISKSVTARGVMKLVEMEKIGLDDPVYIHLKSWEFPESEYDIERVTIRHLLCHSSGLSLGTIGLEYAPDEEKPSLRESLSREVRFEREPGSKFNYSNVGFHLLELLIEDVTGKDFSEFMEEEILIPLEMVHASFEWSEDFITPVPNGHNLKGEPIQVYVYSEKGAGGLFASAVDIARFVETGMVNEFYSGENILSEDSIRELNSTVIEVSDIYALVSEHYGLGHFIETLPNGQRAVFSGGQGNGWMTHFHLVPETGDGIVILTNSSRSWPLISHILSDWAEWNGFGSVGMGIITKAITGLWMLIGLILAVSLWQMIRIIGDSMQGKRKFDVQIKNYSGVQFVQLGLFLILISVLIWSLTREYLIITSVFPGASGWFLSAILIFAVVMLISALITRVDNTLPKT
- a CDS encoding ferric reductase-like transmembrane domain-containing protein; translation: MKNKLGSWICWGAVFTVIPLWLISFPETTIRHNLKPFYVYGSQVAALAGFALFALTFVLSARFKWLEDYFGGLDKMYHVHHTMGKAALLLLLIHPIMLALRWIPEDTGRLLWYLFPVHRQFEINIGSWALWGLILLMIFTLVIRLPYDKWKISHKLMGIFFILGVAHIYYLDLSFSSNPALMIYLSAFSIAGIAAWVYKSILFDFVVTKYRFQVVKVDRLNDKVIEIVLKPMDEVLSFIPGQFYFFSFRLSGISRESHPYTVCDMTKDGEITIMVKSLGDYTKQLYSELKTGATALLEGPYGRFDYRRGIRNQVWIGGGVGIAPFISWANDLKRKNRTDLNINLYYCVNTEKEATHLHIFKELEIQMESFRVNLIRADVEGFFVPGDIHGISDKDVYICGPKEMRKSLLPELTKLGVPKKSIHFEDFDFS